The Streptomyces sp. NBC_00659 genomic interval CGCCGCCGGCATACGAGCCTGCGCCCAGGCCGGCACCCCCCTGCTCGTCCGGACGCTGTCACTCCGGGCGATCCTCCTGATCGCCACCGCGGTCGCCGCCCGGCTCGGGGACGCCGACATGGCGGCACACCAGATCATCCTGTCGCTCTGGAGCCTGCTCGCCTTCGCGCTCGACGCCATCGCCATCGCGGGACAGGCCATCATCGGGCGCTACCTCGGTGCGGACGACCCCCGTGGTGCCCGTGAGGCATGCCGCCGCATGGTGCAGTGGGGACTCGTCACCGGGCTCGTGCTCGGTCTGCTGGTCATCGCCGCTCGTCCCTTGTTCCTTCCGCTGTTCAGCGGCGACTCCGGTGTGCGGGACGCGGCGCTGCCCGCCCTGGTGATGGTGGCCGCCTCCCAGCCGATCTGCGGGATCGTCTTTGTGCTGGACGGAGTGCTGATGGGCGCGGGGGACGGACCGTATCTGGCCCGGGCCATGCTGCTCACCCTGGCGGTGTTCGCCCCCGCCGCCCTGCTCGTTCCCGTCCTCGGCGGCGGGCTGACCGCGCTGTGGGCAACGATGACGCTGATGATGACGATGCGGATGCTGACTTTGTGGCTGCGCTCCCGCTCGGGCCGGTGGATCGTCACGGGCGCGACCCGCTGACGTACGCCGGACGGATCCCGGGAAACGCACCAAACGCCTCCTGGAAGAAGCACCGGATGTTTCACGGGAAACACGGGCGCCGGTTTCACGTGAAACGACGGTCCCCGGCATCCACAGAACGACGCCTCCGCTCAAGCGCTCAGGGCAAGCAGAAGGGCCGCACCCGAGGGGTGCGGCCCTTCCTCTCAGCTATGCCGAGTGCTGCACTCAGGCAGCGACAACCTCGATGCTGACCTTGGCGGCAACCTCGGGGTGCAGACGCACGGACGTCTCGTGGGCGCCCAGGGTCTTGATGGGCGAGCCCAGCTCGATGCGGCGCTTGTCGACCTCGGGGCCACCGGAAGCCTTGATCGCCGAAGCGACGTCAGCCTGGGTGACGGAACCGAAGAGACGACCGGCGTCGCCGGAGCGAACGGCCAGACGGACCTTGACACCCTCGAGGCGGGCCTTGATCTCGTTGGCCTGCTCGATGGTCGCGATCTCGTGGATCTTGCGAGCACGACGGATCTGCTCGACGTCCTTCTCGCCACCCTTGGTCCAGCGGATCGCGAAGTTCCGCGGGATCAGGTAGTTGCGAGCGTAGCCGTCCTTGACGTCGACGACCTCGCCGGCGGCACCGAGGCCGGAGACCTCGTGGGTAAGGATGATCTTCATGTGTCGGTCACCCTTCCTTTATCGCGCGGTGGACGTGTAGGGCAGCAGCGCCATCTCACGGCTGTTCTTCACAGCCGTGGCGACGTCACGCTGGTGCTGCGTGCAGTTGCCGGTCACGCGGCGGGCACGGATCTTGCCGCGGTCGGAAATGAACTTCCGCAGCATGTTCGTGTCCTTGTAGTCCACGTACGTGACCTTGTCCTTGCAGAATGCGCAGACCTTCTTCTTCGGCTTGCGCACAGGCGGCTTCGCCATGGTGTATCTCCTGTGTGATCAAGAAGTGGGAGTACGGCCCACCCTCGGCCCTGAGGCCTAGAAGGGGGGCTCGTCCGAGTAGCCGCCGCCGGAAGAACCGCCGGAGCCGCCGGAGCTTCCGCCCCAGCCGCCGCCACCGCCGCCGCCACCCTGGTTGCCACCGGCGGGAGCGCCGGTCGCCCAGGGGTCGTCGGCCGGAGCGCCGCCGCCCTGCGGAGCACCGCCGGAGCTTCCGCCCCAACCGCCGCCCTGCTGGCCGCTGCCCTGCTGGCCGCCGCCGTAACCACCCTGTCCGCCGCGGCCCGTGGTCTTGGTGACCTTGGCCGTGGC includes:
- the rplI gene encoding 50S ribosomal protein L9; translation: MKIILTHEVSGLGAAGEVVDVKDGYARNYLIPRNFAIRWTKGGEKDVEQIRRARKIHEIATIEQANEIKARLEGVKVRLAVRSGDAGRLFGSVTQADVASAIKASGGPEVDKRRIELGSPIKTLGAHETSVRLHPEVAAKVSIEVVAA
- the rpsR gene encoding 30S ribosomal protein S18, whose product is MAKPPVRKPKKKVCAFCKDKVTYVDYKDTNMLRKFISDRGKIRARRVTGNCTQHQRDVATAVKNSREMALLPYTSTAR